The following coding sequences lie in one Arachis ipaensis cultivar K30076 chromosome B05, Araip1.1, whole genome shotgun sequence genomic window:
- the LOC107641597 gene encoding protein DETOXIFICATION 27-like, whose protein sequence is MASNNDSSSSASALGEEVKVPLLGEHSIDGEEGTLVRRVLTESKNLWHIAAPAIFNRVANYSMLVITQAFVGHIGDLELASTSVAINVILGLDLGIMMGMSSALETLCGQAFGAKKYHMLGVYMQRSWVVLFIISIALLPIFLFATPILKLLGQPADIAELAGAISISIIPIHFAYAFYFPLYFFLQSQLENKVIAWVSLFAFFVHLLLAWLAAYKFKMGVLFVAAAANVSWIILTLGFLGYIVLGNCPATWTGFSIEAFSGLSEFAQLSAASGVMICLEIWYDRALLLMSGNLPNAAVSVEALTICLTINVWQMMFPMGFLAATGVRVANELGAGNGKGAKLATLVSVAESFSIGVFFLLLIIIFRTQFGYIFSSSIVVIKEVNKLSLLLAFTILLNSIQPVLSGVAIGSGWQKYVAYINLICYYLIGIPLGFLLGFVFDLGVEGIWAGLIFGGTAVQTLVLALVTIRSDWDKEAERARLHVAKWEGTVKN, encoded by the exons TGGCCAGCAACAatgattcttcttcttcagcatcagCATTGGGGGAAGAAGTAAAGGTTCCATTGTTGGGAGAACACAGTATAGATGGAGAAGAAGGAACTCTTGTGAGAAGGGTTTTGACAGAGTCGAAGAATCTTTGGCACATAGCAGCACCTGCAATCTTCAACCGTGTTGCAAACTATTCTATGTTAGTTATCACCCAAGCCTTTGTTGGCCACATCGGTGACCTTGAATTGGCTTCTACCTCTGTTGCCATCAATGTCATTCTTGGCCTCGACTTGGGCATCATG ATGGGCATGTCAAGTGCCTTAGAAACACTATGTGGGCAAGCCTTCGGGGCAAAGAAGTACCACATGCTGGGCGTATACATGCAGCGTTCATGGGTTGTTCTGTTCATAATCTCCATTGCACTCTTACCCATCTTCCTCTTCGCCACACCAATCTTGAAGCTCTTGGGACAGCCGGCGGATATAGCGGAGCTAGCTGGGGCGATCTCCATCAGTATCATACCCATTCACTTCGCCTACGCCTTCTATTTCcctctctacttcttccttcaGAGCCAGCTGGAGAACAAGGTGATTGCTTGGGTGTCACTCTTTGCATTCTTTGTGCACTTGTTACTTGCTTGGTTGGCTGCTTACAAGTTTAAGATGGGAGTGCTTTTTGTTGCTGCTGCTGCCAACGTTTCTTGGATAATCTTGACGTTAGGGTTTCTTGGCTATATCGTTTTGGGGAATTGTCCCGCCACGTGGACAGGTTTCTCCATTGAAGCTTTCTCAGGCCTTTCGGAATTCGCCCAACTCTCTGCCGCCTCTGGAGTTATGATATG CTTGGAAATTTGGTATGATAGAGCACTATTATTGATGTCCGGAAATCTACCGAATGCTGCGGTTTCTGTGGAAGCATTAACCATATG CTTGACTATAAATGTATGGCAGATGATGTTTCCAATGGGATTCCTTGCTGCTACAGG AGTAAGAGTTGCAAATGAGCTTGGAGCTGGGAATGGAAAAGGAGCCAAGTTAGCTACCTTGGTTTCGGTGGCTGAATCATTTTCAATAGGCGTTTTCTTCTTGCTCTTGATTATAATCTTTCGCACTCAATTTGGCTATATATTTTCTTCGAGTATAGTTGTGATTAAAGAGGTTAATAAGTTGTCACTCCTCTTAGCCTTCACAATTCTGCTCAACAGTATCCAACCTGTTTTGTCAG GGGTTGCCATAGGATCAGGATGGCAAAAATATGTGGCATACATAAACTTGATTTGCTACTATCTAATTGGGATACCGCTTGGGTTTTTGTTGGGTTTCGTCTTTGATCTTGGAGTTGAG GGAATATGGGCAGGGTTAATTTTTGGTGGAACTGCAGTCCAGACTTTGGTACTGGCCTTAGTTACTATTCGGAGTGACTGGGACAAAGAG gcCGAGAGAGCAAGATTGCATGTGGCAAAATGGGAAGGTACTGTGAAGAACTGA